From Fusarium musae strain F31 chromosome 8, whole genome shotgun sequence:
TCTCGGCACATGGCAAGGAGGTTGAATCTAATCTCTGTGGTATCATATCGTGCAATGCGACGTTGGAGAACATCGACCACCTTGGTGGGGAAGTCCTCAGAGCTGCAAGCACCGTGAGAGATGGGCGCCGGTTGCAGACCGTCAAGCTCGTAGAGTATACCGTTGATAGGTGTGTAAGCGATAAAATGGAAAGCATCCTCCGCCTCGGCGCCAGTCTTGTCTGTCTCGTCGGCAAAAGGGCTGCTGCGAGCAAAGCTGTTGTGTACCTCACGGATGAGGTCAGAGTTGCTCAGCGCCTCACCACGGAACTCGGGCGGCAACACCATGGTGAACTCTCTGAAGTCGCCGAGCTTCTCGCCTATTTCAACATCGTTTGTCTTGTTGAGTAATACACTCAAAAGAGCTTGTGTGGCGCATGCATTCTGAATCGTCTGGGCAGCGAAGAAGATGTTCTCGGATGCGGCATTGTCGAACGAGCCGTCGCGGGGTCCTTCGGGTGTCGCATATGGTTGATCAGTCGGGTacttgaagaggaagattaCGCCGTAGATGGGCTGTAAGGATAGAAGCTCAGATGGGTCGAGGGTAAGGAGTTCTTCGAATTGGACGTCTTTGACGCCAAGATTCTCGATGAGAGAGGTAAAGACACCCTGACAGCTTCGAATTAGCTCTCCAATCTAAACGGTTCCCCAGAAGAATTCAATCATACTGCATCCGACTCAACTATAGAATTTAAGTCAGTATATCAGTCAAGACCGTGCACGCAGCAGGAGACTAACTGGTATTCCATCCGCCACTCATTGCGGCGACAAGTCTGGCGTCTCCTAGCAACTCTAGCTAGAACTAGAGGTTATGAGTAAGGTAACTGATGAGCGCAGTCGTTCAGAGGGTATGTAGTTCGATTGATAGAGTGTGGACGTTTCTCGGATGTATCAAGTTGTTCTAGGGAGAGAATAAAAAGTAAGAGCTTCAACGGCAAACAACTGAGCTTGGAGCCACACGACACTGATATCATCTgttgctgataagataagaaaagCCAAAGGCAGCAACAAGCTACGACATCATTCGAGGTACACTACAgggccttgatcctaaatgacaaaaagccTCAGGTAACTTAGCATAAGATTACGCTACCTTTTTGCTGGATTTATTTCAACACCTTGAGGTATATTAAGGTccgatgttttcttgctccccaagGACTACCTATCCCTGGCAGTCCCTCCTCAGGCATTGGAATGAAGAATTCCCTTCTATAAGGAAAAGGTTATACAATTTTGACATAACATAATCTCCAGTTCTTTGCCCTGAATGAGCTTGAAATCAGtgtctttatataaacttgTGCCACACTTGCAAGACCAGTTGTCAACACATGATTAACTACTAACTTGAGGGCCCTCCCTCTTTTTCATACCTGTAGCTACACTCAAATTCCAAAGCATGTCTATGGACAGTGCATCCTTCTGACCTTCAGTATCAGCAGCACTCTTCGATAACTATCAAATCATCGATGCCAAATAACAAAAAGGCCTGGGCTCAACTTTATTCTGCGGTAAATCTCTTCGCTCATTGAAGAAATgcaagaaataaaaagaaaactgGACTGAGCCAGGTTCCATAcgaaaagaaaacaccaccaactccAATATTTTTCACCCCGTTCCAATGCTTGTCATATAGCGTTGGTCTGAACTTTTCCACTCATCTCGCATCTCGCTTGAACACATT
This genomic window contains:
- a CDS encoding hypothetical protein (EggNog:ENOG41~MEROPS:MER0013494), whose translation is MSGGWNTIESDAGVFTSLIENLGVKDVQFEELLTLDPSELLSLQPIYGVIFLFKYPTDQPYATPEGPRDGSFDNAASENIFFAAQTIQNACATQALLSVLLNKTNDVEIGEKLGDFREFTMVLPPEFRGEALSNSDLIREVHNSFARSSPFADETDKTGAEAEDAFHFIAYTPINGILYELDGLQPAPISHGACSSEDFPTKVVDVLQRRIARYDTTEIRFNLLAMCRDLRQRARDFGDEELLAREERKRRDWMFENALRRHNFVGFAGEVMKGVVRSKIAEGGDAACEKWVKESLERRKNAEQAMRGRAGGGDGDGDVDMGA